One segment of Chryseobacterium turcicum DNA contains the following:
- a CDS encoding NUDIX hydrolase, with translation MSFGKDLLRKIKNAELAGANAHGIFSPPSRPIFTYDQVLEKNPKFAAVNIVLYLKDNEWYFPLIVRSTNERDRHSGQISLPGGKREELDKDFAQTAIRETSEEIGIERHYVRIIRELSPIYIPPSNFYVYPFISYTKKNPEFILQQSEAVEVIEFPITSFLNLPDNPEIMALPGAGGHEVPVINFNGYIIWGATAMILSEFSQLIKKM, from the coding sequence ATGAGTTTTGGAAAAGATTTACTACGAAAAATAAAAAACGCTGAGTTGGCTGGTGCAAATGCGCATGGAATTTTCTCACCACCCTCTCGACCTATATTTACATACGATCAGGTTTTAGAAAAAAATCCAAAATTTGCTGCTGTAAATATTGTTTTATATCTGAAAGATAATGAGTGGTATTTTCCTTTAATTGTAAGAAGCACAAACGAAAGAGACCGTCACAGCGGGCAAATCTCTCTTCCCGGCGGAAAACGTGAAGAGCTGGATAAAGATTTTGCCCAAACTGCCATCCGCGAAACTTCCGAAGAAATAGGTATTGAAAGACATTACGTGAGAATTATACGTGAGCTCTCTCCTATTTATATTCCGCCAAGTAATTTTTATGTTTATCCTTTTATTTCTTACACCAAAAAAAATCCTGAATTCATTTTGCAGCAAAGTGAAGCTGTAGAAGTAATAGAATTTCCTATCACTTCATTTTTAAATTTACCGGATAATCCTGAAATCATGGCACTTCCGGGAGCAGGTGGGCATGAGGTTCCGGTCATCAATTTTAACGGATACATTATTTGGGGAGCTACAGCAATGATCTTAAGCGAATTCAGCCAGTTGATTAAAAAAATGTAA
- the tssR gene encoding type VI secretion system protein TssR domain-containing protein, producing the protein MKNKFPLAAYYIGLSVLLTSCQVKLPSKKTPEPQQYGQIDNASVINGFPKKSAPWIVISDRSRNTAYLDKNDEKSYKEVKFLEPLMVLKHRDGMVKVAEYVPDALMKKISSKSIKTYGWIPESDLLLWSNSLKSEKTGYPVRVAVVPNNPDVIKSAERYYKNDSIMVFNSPSLIEAANVKIPNGQMVYVYKQAENNKRFLVGKKPSIDMDSISTGLYGWVSSNVISAWGERSAVKMKNTTGIKESTLGIHEGFSGASDKENRTAVLLTDVNKRPPLENIFPVTLALNEEAKPDLKTKYFTNVLDYSKNFIYNVLGEPIYFDRYREITERNKRVNIVFVLDISAPNAPYAPIVKSLLQDLQLRFEKPSYFNSVKYGVVLYKNNSCGDNVAASTLNKDYNKITTFINEKMNEMNCPSNVGNQPLNEGLIGAGNLLSELSDETNIVVTIGTSANRSGNMYGVINSLTQAQARLIMFQTSARSSDTYNDFVLMAENIVTNTAKNVAELKKQKIISQNDVLTKNNFSLVEGDAGYFSLDFPKQSMAQGFVIFPKKGDIAAPGYLKKSLDSLIAQVTLDNTSIDNSLNDYFHSSVGAGKTEVDFKYKYLYPGLTNPVPSGIAAQLINYGNPFLAKGYIPKELMDYKQNMEKGILVSESEYDQLKAFYKEVYENTGAARTDFKQGRAIREYVKLLKKYNPTLKFLDKGELYKQPMSYAVGVSTGFDNSDEEKMSKYMLAGWKKSDIITNEEARTYFKYYKDLADRMLTYRNNPAVKIKQNGQEFYWLNEYFMPTMLPVDEPEYTQH; encoded by the coding sequence ATGAAAAATAAATTTCCTCTAGCGGCATATTATATAGGGCTTTCGGTTTTGCTGACGAGCTGTCAGGTAAAATTGCCATCAAAAAAAACTCCTGAACCACAACAGTATGGGCAGATAGATAATGCTTCTGTAATCAATGGTTTTCCAAAAAAATCAGCTCCGTGGATTGTTATTTCAGATCGGTCAAGAAACACTGCTTATCTCGATAAAAATGATGAAAAATCATATAAAGAAGTGAAGTTTTTAGAGCCTTTAATGGTTTTAAAACACAGAGACGGAATGGTAAAAGTGGCAGAATATGTTCCTGATGCTTTAATGAAAAAAATTTCGTCAAAATCAATAAAAACATACGGCTGGATTCCCGAATCTGACCTTTTGCTTTGGAGTAATTCTTTGAAAAGCGAAAAAACAGGCTATCCGGTAAGAGTAGCGGTCGTTCCCAATAATCCCGACGTTATAAAAAGTGCCGAGAGATATTATAAGAACGATTCTATCATGGTGTTTAATTCGCCAAGTCTTATTGAAGCTGCCAATGTGAAAATTCCGAACGGGCAAATGGTCTACGTTTATAAACAAGCAGAAAATAACAAACGCTTTTTAGTAGGAAAAAAGCCTAGTATAGATATGGACAGTATAAGTACAGGCTTATACGGCTGGGTAAGTTCTAATGTAATCTCAGCTTGGGGTGAGCGTTCTGCGGTGAAAATGAAAAATACAACCGGGATTAAAGAAAGTACTTTAGGAATTCATGAAGGTTTTTCAGGAGCTTCTGATAAAGAAAATCGAACTGCAGTTTTGCTAACAGATGTTAATAAAAGACCGCCTCTTGAAAATATTTTTCCCGTAACATTAGCTTTGAATGAGGAAGCGAAACCTGACCTTAAAACGAAATATTTTACCAATGTTTTAGACTATAGTAAAAATTTTATTTATAATGTTTTAGGTGAGCCTATTTATTTTGACAGATACCGAGAAATCACTGAACGGAATAAAAGAGTAAATATTGTTTTTGTTTTAGATATTAGCGCTCCCAATGCACCTTATGCACCCATTGTGAAATCGTTGTTACAAGATTTACAGTTGAGATTTGAGAAGCCTTCTTATTTTAATTCTGTAAAATATGGAGTCGTTTTATACAAAAATAATTCTTGTGGTGATAATGTAGCTGCGTCAACCTTAAACAAAGACTACAATAAGATTACGACTTTCATTAATGAAAAAATGAATGAAATGAATTGCCCAAGTAATGTAGGCAATCAACCTCTGAATGAAGGTTTAATTGGTGCTGGAAATTTACTTTCAGAACTTTCTGATGAAACTAATATTGTGGTTACCATCGGTACTTCTGCCAACAGAAGCGGAAATATGTATGGAGTAATCAATTCTCTTACTCAGGCTCAGGCGAGATTGATTATGTTTCAGACAAGCGCTAGATCTTCAGATACTTACAATGATTTTGTGTTGATGGCTGAAAACATCGTAACCAACACTGCAAAAAATGTGGCCGAGCTGAAAAAGCAGAAAATAATCAGCCAGAATGATGTTTTAACTAAAAATAACTTTAGTCTTGTGGAAGGTGATGCCGGATATTTCTCTCTAGACTTCCCAAAACAAAGTATGGCTCAGGGATTTGTTATTTTCCCTAAAAAAGGGGATATCGCAGCTCCAGGTTATCTTAAAAAATCGTTAGACAGCTTGATTGCTCAGGTGACTTTAGACAATACTTCCATTGATAATTCTCTAAACGATTATTTCCATTCTTCGGTAGGCGCAGGCAAAACCGAAGTAGATTTTAAATATAAATATCTGTATCCGGGATTAACCAATCCTGTTCCTTCGGGTATTGCTGCGCAACTTATTAATTATGGAAATCCGTTTTTGGCGAAAGGATATATTCCTAAAGAATTAATGGATTATAAACAGAATATGGAAAAAGGAATTCTTGTTTCGGAATCTGAATATGATCAGCTGAAAGCTTTCTATAAAGAAGTTTATGAAAATACAGGTGCTGCAAGAACAGACTTTAAGCAAGGAAGAGCGATAAGGGAATATGTGAAATTATTAAAAAAATATAATCCAACATTGAAATTCTTAGATAAAGGAGAATTGTACAAGCAACCTATGTCTTATGCGGTAGGAGTAAGTACAGGTTTTGATAATTCTGACGAAGAAAAAATGTCGAAATACATGCTTGCAGGCTGGAAAAAATCTGATATTATTACCAATGAAGAAGCAAGAACTTACTTTAAATATTACAAAGATCTTGCTGACAGAATGCTTACTTACAGAAATAATCCTGCGGTGAAAATTAAGCAAAACGGACAGGAATTCTATTGGCTTAACGAATATTTCATGCCAACAATGCTTCCTGTGGATGAGCCGGAATATACTCAACATTAA
- the tssO gene encoding type VI secretion system TssO, with translation MQGQITLSKKEKHYQFFYLVLMLIVALFFLGVIFLKGFASPFSEADTNALQILDQKVKFDQQQKIGLKLIDTASARVNRLSVEIQQPVEKNDAEYAVQDLANTFQNVVVNDSRKTAFPQIGKFLKMNMVDKDRIMKMNETTKTFEKQFEDCQLGYKEKSQTLRDRNNALNPR, from the coding sequence ATGCAGGGACAAATTACATTATCAAAAAAAGAAAAGCATTATCAGTTTTTTTACCTCGTGCTAATGCTTATTGTAGCACTTTTCTTTCTGGGAGTTATTTTTCTCAAAGGTTTTGCATCGCCTTTTTCTGAGGCTGACACCAATGCATTGCAGATTTTAGATCAGAAAGTGAAGTTTGATCAGCAGCAGAAAATTGGTTTAAAACTAATAGATACCGCTTCTGCAAGAGTAAATAGATTATCTGTTGAAATTCAGCAGCCTGTAGAAAAGAACGATGCGGAATATGCAGTACAGGATTTAGCAAATACGTTTCAGAATGTTGTAGTGAATGATTCTCGAAAAACGGCTTTCCCGCAAATAGGAAAATTCTTGAAAATGAATATGGTTGATAAAGACAGAATCATGAAGATGAACGAGACCACCAAAACATTTGAAAAACAATTTGAAGACTGCCAGCTAGGGTACAAAGAAAAAAGCCAGACTCTGAGAGATAGGAACAATGCTTTAAACCCAAGATAA
- a CDS encoding PKD domain-containing protein, with translation MNYFQKNRKNIIIGVIATLLIAALVALWLQKKVIHSADDIEGVVFPSSLSTGDTLTFQDKTPFAKFKKWDFGDGQTSDKDKGIHFYNKPGYYNVTLIIDNKYSKSFPIMVSARGIPKPKDSTAAVTKIDAQTQAMQYENVQFRALSDATQFTWRFGETGKIDAKDKLAIYAFQKPGDYVVTLYTEKDIEPIQHHIKILQAYNSMQDEQPTLDELYAKKDNDFKYHLQQIANGNSFNMHYNYLLKTYLCNNENAIVKVTDSKVNNFYLYCAGLQFDKNTVIQSVKLNFDDGMTCVTKVDINQSK, from the coding sequence ATGAATTATTTTCAAAAGAATAGGAAAAACATCATTATTGGTGTAATTGCCACATTGCTTATTGCCGCACTCGTCGCATTGTGGCTGCAAAAAAAGGTCATTCATTCGGCAGATGATATTGAAGGAGTAGTTTTCCCGTCTTCGCTTTCTACAGGTGATACATTAACGTTTCAAGATAAAACACCGTTTGCGAAATTTAAAAAATGGGATTTTGGCGACGGCCAGACTTCAGATAAAGACAAAGGAATTCATTTTTACAATAAACCGGGTTATTATAATGTAACCTTGATTATTGATAATAAATATTCTAAATCTTTTCCGATTATGGTTTCCGCAAGAGGAATTCCAAAACCTAAAGACAGTACTGCTGCAGTGACTAAGATTGATGCCCAAACTCAGGCAATGCAGTATGAAAACGTACAGTTTCGTGCACTTTCAGATGCTACACAGTTTACCTGGAGGTTTGGAGAAACTGGAAAAATTGATGCTAAAGATAAATTGGCTATTTATGCGTTTCAAAAACCTGGAGATTACGTGGTAACGCTTTATACAGAGAAAGATATAGAGCCTATTCAGCACCATATAAAAATTTTGCAGGCGTATAATTCTATGCAGGATGAACAGCCTACTTTAGACGAGCTGTATGCTAAAAAAGACAATGATTTTAAATACCACTTGCAGCAGATTGCGAATGGCAACAGTTTTAATATGCATTATAATTATCTTTTGAAAACCTATCTGTGTAACAACGAAAATGCAATTGTAAAAGTTACCGACAGCAAAGTCAATAATTTTTATCTGTATTGTGCAGGTCTTCAGTTTGATAAAAATACAGTAATACAATCTGTAAAATTAAATTTTGATGATGGAATGACTTGTGTAACCAAAGTTGACATCAATCAAAGCAAATAA
- a CDS encoding lysophospholipid acyltransferase family protein: MAKKNIFTDSFGTPYFLKRLIIFILGIISYRRFNGFNKLKITGTENLVDLPDSNVLFVSNHQTYFADVAAMYHAFCAVNNGYLNTIKNPIYLLNPRVDFYYVAAEETMNKGILPKIFKIAGAVTVKRTWRAEGKNVNRMVDLGEIDNIMKALDNGWVATFPQGTTAAFAQGRKGTAKLVKNQRPIVIPIKINGFRRAFDKKGLRVKVTGVKPTMEFKKPLDIDYDKENAQQILLKIMTAIEQTEDFNILHTYDEEIKAKKSEERNSQN, translated from the coding sequence ATGGCGAAGAAGAACATTTTTACCGATTCATTCGGAACACCTTATTTTTTAAAAAGATTAATTATTTTTATTCTGGGAATTATTTCTTACAGAAGATTTAATGGTTTCAACAAGCTTAAAATTACAGGAACAGAAAATCTGGTAGACCTTCCGGATTCTAATGTGCTTTTTGTGTCAAACCACCAAACGTATTTTGCTGATGTTGCCGCGATGTATCATGCATTTTGCGCGGTAAACAACGGCTATCTGAATACGATTAAAAATCCTATTTATCTTTTAAACCCAAGAGTAGATTTTTATTATGTAGCTGCCGAAGAAACTATGAATAAAGGTATTCTTCCAAAAATTTTTAAAATTGCAGGCGCAGTTACCGTAAAAAGAACTTGGAGAGCGGAAGGTAAAAATGTCAACCGAATGGTAGACCTTGGAGAGATTGATAACATTATGAAAGCCCTGGATAACGGTTGGGTAGCTACTTTTCCGCAAGGAACGACTGCTGCTTTTGCTCAAGGAAGAAAAGGAACGGCAAAATTGGTTAAAAACCAGCGCCCGATTGTAATTCCTATTAAAATAAATGGGTTCAGAAGAGCGTTTGATAAAAAAGGACTTCGTGTAAAAGTAACCGGAGTAAAACCAACCATGGAGTTTAAAAAACCTTTGGATATAGACTATGACAAAGAAAATGCACAGCAGATTCTTCTTAAAATAATGACTGCTATTGAGCAAACCGAAGATTTTAATATTCTGCATACTTATGATGAAGAAATTAAGGCTAAAAAATCTGAAGAGCGCAACTCACAAAACTAA
- a CDS encoding HU family DNA-binding protein: MTKAELVNTISNKLGTEKNETQKVVEAFMQEIRTSMYNGDNVYLRGFGSFIVKTRAAKTGRNISKNTAIEIPAHNIPAFKPSKSFVEKVKTKVAVK; encoded by the coding sequence ATGACAAAGGCAGAATTGGTAAACACCATCTCAAATAAATTGGGGACCGAAAAGAATGAGACACAGAAAGTTGTAGAAGCTTTTATGCAGGAGATCAGAACTTCTATGTACAATGGAGATAACGTTTATCTAAGAGGTTTTGGATCTTTCATCGTAAAAACAAGAGCAGCAAAAACGGGAAGAAACATCTCTAAGAACACTGCAATAGAAATTCCTGCACACAATATTCCTGCTTTCAAGCCATCAAAATCTTTTGTTGAGAAAGTGAAAACTAAAGTTGCAGTAAAATAA
- the tssO gene encoding type VI secretion system TssO: MSSNTEKKLNKSDVRLGIWKFILSFVILSAISFTSVFFFFKSYNRQLTGVDDEVRTYRDLLYRDNLLHTQVDSIYARMELLDSDKAYNDNYLRTYILDNVREAQQIMGADSANNFKHYAILMQKIKPMLNLKSQIINVSFKQQIAIRNVQECQGKSNQINNKMKIDPTRSFTGRRR, translated from the coding sequence ATGTCTTCTAACACAGAAAAAAAATTAAACAAATCTGATGTAAGATTAGGTATATGGAAGTTTATTCTTTCATTTGTTATCTTATCTGCAATTTCATTTACCAGTGTATTCTTCTTTTTTAAGAGCTATAATCGGCAGCTTACGGGTGTTGATGACGAAGTTCGTACCTACCGCGATTTACTGTATCGGGATAATCTTCTTCATACCCAAGTTGATAGTATCTATGCCAGAATGGAGCTGCTAGACTCTGACAAAGCCTATAACGACAACTATTTACGTACTTATATTCTTGATAACGTTCGCGAAGCTCAACAGATTATGGGAGCCGATAGCGCTAATAATTTTAAACATTATGCCATATTGATGCAGAAAATTAAGCCTATGCTTAATCTGAAAAGCCAAATTATTAATGTTTCTTTTAAACAGCAGATTGCCATACGCAACGTTCAGGAATGTCAGGGGAAGTCTAATCAGATTAACAACAAGATGAAAATAGATCCTACCAGAAGCTTCACAGGCCGAAGAAGATAA
- a CDS encoding UDP-N-acetylmuramate--L-alanine ligase, protein MRTHFIAIGGSAMHNLAIALKDKGYQVTGSDDAIFEPSKSRLEKKGILPEEMGWFPEKITSDIDAVILGMHAHQDNPELAKAKELGLKIYSYPEFLYEQSKNKTRVVIAGSHGKTTITSMILHVLNFHQKDVDYMVGAQLEGFDCMVKLTEDSDFMVLEGDEYLSSPIDLRPKFLLYQPNIALMSGIAWDHINVFTTFDDYIEQFRKFVASITPGGLLVYNEEDAEVVKVVENAENYFRKVPYKTPEYEITNGKVLLKTEMGDIPLSVFGAHNLLNLEGARHICHTLGIMDEDFYDAIMSFKGASKRLEKVEREDKGILYKDFAHAPSKVKAAVKAFCEQFKNEKKYGFLELHTYSSLNPAFLEQYDHAMDGLDEAIVFYSEDALKIKRMEPISPDLIKEKFKNENLKVFTNAQELHAYWDLLDKTQGVYMMMSSGNFGGLDLTK, encoded by the coding sequence TTGAGAACTCATTTTATTGCTATTGGCGGAAGCGCAATGCACAATCTTGCAATTGCACTTAAAGATAAAGGTTATCAGGTGACTGGCTCGGATGATGCTATTTTTGAACCCTCAAAATCGAGATTAGAAAAGAAAGGGATTTTACCCGAAGAAATGGGTTGGTTTCCTGAAAAAATAACGTCTGATATTGATGCTGTAATTCTCGGAATGCACGCTCATCAAGACAATCCTGAGCTGGCAAAAGCAAAAGAATTAGGTTTAAAAATATATTCTTATCCTGAATTTCTTTACGAACAGTCAAAAAATAAAACCAGAGTTGTTATCGCTGGTTCTCACGGAAAAACAACCATCACTTCGATGATTCTTCATGTTCTGAATTTCCATCAGAAAGATGTAGATTATATGGTGGGTGCACAGTTGGAAGGTTTCGACTGTATGGTAAAACTGACCGAGGATAGCGATTTCATGGTATTGGAAGGTGATGAATATCTTTCCTCTCCTATCGATTTGCGTCCAAAATTCCTTTTATATCAACCCAATATCGCTTTAATGAGCGGAATTGCATGGGATCACATCAATGTTTTTACAACATTTGATGATTATATCGAGCAGTTTAGAAAATTTGTGGCTAGCATTACTCCAGGTGGACTATTAGTATACAATGAAGAAGATGCTGAAGTGGTAAAAGTGGTAGAAAATGCTGAAAATTATTTCAGAAAAGTACCTTATAAAACTCCTGAATACGAAATTACCAACGGAAAAGTACTTCTTAAGACCGAAATGGGTGATATTCCGCTCTCTGTTTTTGGAGCGCACAACTTATTAAATCTTGAAGGAGCCAGACATATTTGCCATACGTTGGGAATTATGGATGAAGACTTCTATGATGCCATTATGAGCTTTAAAGGTGCTTCAAAACGTCTCGAAAAAGTAGAACGTGAAGATAAAGGAATTCTTTATAAAGACTTTGCACACGCACCAAGTAAAGTGAAAGCTGCTGTAAAAGCATTCTGTGAGCAATTTAAAAATGAAAAAAAATACGGCTTTCTTGAACTTCATACCTATTCAAGTTTAAATCCTGCTTTTCTTGAGCAATATGACCACGCAATGGACGGATTAGACGAAGCCATTGTTTTCTATTCTGAAGATGCTTTAAAAATCAAAAGAATGGAGCCTATTTCTCCGGATTTAATCAAAGAGAAATTTAAAAATGAAAACCTTAAAGTATTTACCAACGCCCAAGAACTTCATGCGTATTGGGATTTATTAGATAAAACTCAGGGCGTTTACATGATGATGAGTTCCGGAAATTTCGGAGGCTTAGATTTAACGAAATAA
- a CDS encoding response regulator transcription factor translates to MSKLLTNTVRFSIADSDFYFKKIMIKMLLENPFNMLLNDCNNGHELINRIYRKQEDVFIIELFMPVLSGIEAIKFIRKNNSETPIITYSGTYQEDMADILEKIPNMYYCQKNSNIIKDIIKGQITSQEFDYQAYSENWQQQPLAVQEYMSRQKKSQQELSSTEIQLMKFCYEGFSNKEIGEQLNLSTRTIDTYINRLTEKLGLKTKLHLIRFCVENGYYNSSM, encoded by the coding sequence ATGAGTAAATTACTGACCAATACGGTAAGATTTTCTATTGCGGACAGCGATTTTTATTTTAAAAAAATAATGATCAAAATGCTTCTGGAAAACCCATTTAATATGCTGCTTAATGACTGCAATAATGGTCATGAGTTGATCAATCGAATCTACAGAAAACAAGAAGATGTTTTTATCATAGAGCTATTTATGCCTGTCTTGAGTGGCATTGAAGCGATAAAATTTATCCGCAAAAACAACAGCGAAACCCCCATCATTACCTACTCTGGAACCTATCAGGAAGACATGGCAGATATTTTAGAAAAAATCCCAAACATGTATTATTGCCAGAAAAACAGCAATATTATAAAAGATATCATCAAAGGACAAATCACATCTCAAGAATTTGATTATCAAGCTTATTCTGAAAACTGGCAGCAGCAACCTTTGGCCGTTCAGGAGTATATGAGCCGTCAGAAAAAAAGCCAACAAGAGCTTTCGTCAACAGAAATTCAGCTGATGAAATTCTGCTACGAAGGCTTCAGCAATAAAGAGATTGGTGAGCAGCTGAATTTGAGCACTCGCACCATCGATACGTATATTAATAGACTTACGGAAAAGCTTGGTTTAAAAACAAAACTACACCTCATACGCTTCTGTGTAGAAAACGGATATTACAATTCTAGCATGTAA
- a CDS encoding Rne/Rng family ribonuclease: MKKELIVSHEDDLTKIALLEDGRLCELHEEEDKNDFVVGDLFIGKVKKLAPNLNAAFVNIGYDKDAFLHYQDLGPQYLTYRKFLKDSVSNKQTSSGLKNFEIQPEIDKNGTVDKVIAKDDIVLLQITKEPISTKGPRISTQISLTGRFLVLIPFDNKVSISKKISSSEEKIRLRTLIDSIKPEGFGVIIRTVAEGKKVADLHNDMNQLIQKWENTFKNIQKNKVPSKVLSEDDKASSILRDNFNQDFVNIICDNEQMVEEMKIYLEVIAPERKNIVQFYDSHVPLLEYYNVEKQLKQSFGKHVNIPSSKGAYLVIEHTEALHVIDVNSGNNITAGNTANKEHALNVNKMAATEIARQLRLRDMGGIIVVDFIDMTNPDHRRDLYEHFKTEMSRDKARHKILPPSKFGLIQITRQRNRPEKQIDTKEENPNKDGEIVAPIVIVEKMGDTIRTIMQKEKGKLFLHVHPFVEAYLTKGLKSIQMKWFLKYKKWVTIIPRDSFKYLEYKIYNSNKEELSGYSN, encoded by the coding sequence ATGAAGAAAGAACTAATAGTTTCGCATGAAGATGATCTTACAAAGATTGCTTTGCTGGAGGATGGTAGACTATGTGAACTTCATGAGGAAGAAGACAAAAATGATTTTGTTGTAGGAGATTTGTTTATAGGAAAAGTGAAAAAATTAGCTCCCAATCTTAATGCTGCATTTGTAAATATCGGATACGACAAAGATGCATTCTTGCATTATCAGGACTTGGGACCACAATATCTTACTTACCGAAAATTTTTAAAAGATTCGGTTTCCAACAAACAGACTTCATCAGGTCTCAAAAATTTTGAGATACAGCCTGAAATCGACAAAAATGGTACTGTAGATAAAGTCATCGCTAAAGATGATATCGTTTTATTACAAATTACTAAGGAGCCTATCTCCACAAAAGGACCAAGAATTTCTACCCAAATTTCTTTAACAGGACGTTTTTTAGTTTTGATACCTTTCGACAATAAAGTTTCGATATCAAAAAAAATAAGCAGTTCTGAAGAAAAAATAAGGCTTCGCACCCTGATTGACAGTATAAAACCAGAAGGTTTTGGCGTTATCATCAGAACAGTAGCTGAAGGAAAGAAAGTAGCAGACCTCCACAATGACATGAATCAACTGATTCAAAAATGGGAGAATACTTTTAAGAATATTCAAAAAAACAAAGTACCTTCTAAGGTTCTAAGTGAAGACGATAAAGCATCGTCTATTTTAAGAGATAACTTCAATCAGGATTTTGTAAATATCATTTGTGATAACGAGCAAATGGTAGAAGAAATGAAAATTTATCTGGAAGTCATAGCTCCAGAACGAAAAAATATCGTTCAGTTTTACGACTCCCACGTTCCTCTTCTCGAATATTATAATGTAGAAAAACAGCTTAAACAAAGCTTTGGAAAACATGTAAATATTCCAAGTTCAAAGGGCGCCTATCTGGTGATAGAACACACAGAAGCGCTGCACGTAATCGACGTCAATTCCGGAAATAATATTACCGCCGGAAACACTGCCAATAAAGAACACGCACTGAATGTGAACAAAATGGCAGCTACAGAAATAGCAAGACAATTACGTCTTCGCGATATGGGAGGCATCATCGTTGTAGATTTTATCGACATGACTAACCCCGATCACAGAAGAGATTTGTATGAGCATTTTAAAACAGAAATGAGCCGCGACAAAGCTCGTCACAAGATTTTACCGCCAAGTAAATTTGGATTGATACAAATCACAAGACAGAGAAACCGTCCGGAAAAACAGATCGACACCAAAGAAGAAAACCCCAACAAAGACGGAGAAATAGTAGCTCCAATCGTGATTGTTGAGAAAATGGGAGACACCATCAGAACCATTATGCAGAAGGAAAAAGGAAAACTTTTCCTGCATGTACACCCTTTCGTAGAAGCTTACCTTACTAAAGGTCTTAAAAGCATTCAAATGAAATGGTTTTTGAAATATAAAAAATGGGTGACCATTATCCCTAGGGATTCTTTCAAGTATTTAGAGTACAAAATCTACAATTCTAATAAAGAAGAATTGAGTGGATATTCTAACTAA